Below is a genomic region from Eupeodes corollae chromosome 1, idEupCoro1.1, whole genome shotgun sequence.
tctctttcaaaaactatccgCCAAAACCCAACAGCTATGGGAAGAAAAGCTCGGCAATAACAAAGAACTCCCAACCTTCGCCGATTTTACTGATTTTCTTAAATCACGTTTTCGGACTTTGGAAGCTATTGTGCAGCAAGCCAGTTGCACTACACAGCCAAAGCTAGTCACGAAATCGCCTGTCACAGCTAAAACATTTCATGCTAAAacccaaaaacaacaatttaaaacgcAATATCAATGtcaaatttgcaaaaaaggACAACACTCGTTGATGAAATGTTATCGGTTTTTAAACATGGATGCGGTACAAAAGCAACAGGCTGTACAGCAAGCTGGAGTGTGTGAAAACTGTCTTGCTTACAGCCACAAAACtcgtttttgtttaagtaaccGGTCCTGTTATTTTTGTAACCAAAAACATCACTCTTTTTTGCACAACAATTTACACACACAAAATACGATTTCTAATCCTAGTAACTCAATTTCACAAAATTCAAGTTCTAATGCGAACAACTCAGCACATTTTCAACAACGAAGTTCACAACTTCAGAACCAACAGGTAGCCGTGAATCCAAATGCTCCTGCTTTCCAACCAACAGGCGAAAGTGTTCCTGGTTGCAATACCCGACACAATTTTTATGCGTCTCAAGTCCACGGTACTCAAATTTTATTAGCCACTGCGATCGTTAGAGTTAAATGTGAATATGGAAGATTTTCAGATCTCAGAGCACTTATTGACCCAGGCTCAGATGCCACTTTTATCTCTGAGTCAGCAGCAAGGCTTTTAAATCTCACccaacaccaaacaaatgttaatGTATCAGGGCTAGGGAAGGTCAGCAGCGGCATCAGTCAAAGTTACGTTAACATAATGTTTAAATCTAAGCATTCGACGTTTGAAGGCGCAACCAAAgcgtacatttttaaatcgttgACTGGCCTTCTTCCGACCCACAAAATGATACCACACAATTATGATCATTTGGCTAATTTGCAGTTAGCAGATCCTGAATTTTATGTTCCCGCTCCAATCGACATACTTTTCGGCTCAGATGTTTATCCGGACATTATATTACCGGAAATTATTCGCAGTGAGCACGTAGTCGCTCTAATTGCACAAAACACCCAATTGGGATGGATTATATTGGGTAAGAATCCTGAAGTTATTCCAAAGTCGATCCGAAGTTTCTTCCAACACATTGATCTCGATACACAAATCCGAAAATTTTGGGAGATTGAAGAAATTCCTGTCGTGATTCGAGCTTCAGAAGAGGATATTGCCTGCGAAAagtattttaatgaaacaacTAAGCGATTATGTGATGGGCGGTACGAAGTGAATCTTCCATTTAAAGTAGGATTTCATCCTGAACTAGGATCCAGCAAAGAAATGGCAACTCGACGTTTTTTATCTTTGGAACGACGATTTGAAAGGGACCCAAAATTGCAAGAAAGTTACAGCCAATGTATCATGGAATACCTTATTTTGAAACACATGGAAGAAGTAGACGTAAACGACCCAATTTTGAAAACCCCTTTTCACTATTTTCTTCCTCATCATGCTGTATTTAAAGAATCGAGTTCTACCACAAAATTAAGAATCGTTTTTGATGCAGCCTCAAAAACCTATGATGGTACATCCTTAAATCAACACCTGATGACAGGTCCTAAACTTCAAAAGAACATTgttgacataattttaaaatggcgaacattcaaatttacaataACAGCTGATATTGAGAAGATGTATCGCCAAATTTTTGTGCAAGAACTGGATAGATACTATCAACTCATTATTTGGCGTGAAAATCCAAAGCAACCCATCAAGGTCTTTAAACTGAAGACGGTCACTTTTGGCACGGCTTGAGCGCCTTATTTGGCCATTCGTGTCCTACACAAAGCCGCTGATGATGAGTCTGAAAGGTATCCAAAGGGAGCTCTTGCGGTTAAAGGTGAGATGTACGTACACGATTTCATCAGTGGAGGAGATTCTATAGACGAAACTCGTATAAAACGCGAAGAAACACGAAATCTTTTGGCGTCTGCAGGTCTCAAACTTCGGAAGTGGACGTCCAACTGCAAAGATCTTCTGCAAGACTTACCCAAAGAAGATTGTGAGATAACTTTTGAAGTGCCTTTGCAATCAAAAGATCATGTCAAAACATTAGGCATAAGATGGAATCCACAAGAAGACTCATTTTCgttcaaaaactttcaacagGAAACCGACGAAGTGACAAAAAGGACAATGCTATCAGCAATTGCAAAACTTTTTGATCCGCTTGGCTGGATTGCGCCATGTGTGATCAAAGCCAAGATCATAATGCAAAAATTATGGTGCAGAGGAACCGATTGGGATGAACCCATTTCATCAGATCTTAAAGAAGAATGGCAAGTTTTTCAGAAGGAATTGCCTTTAATACAACACGTTAAAATCCCACGATGGATAAATACACACAATACACAGAAATCGGTGGAATTTCACGGTTTTAGTGATGCGTCGGAGAAGGCTTATGGAGCAGTTGTCTTCATACGTGTCCTTGATAATGCCGAGAATATTCACATGCATATactaatatcgaaaacaaaggTGGCTCCATTGAAAACAGTCAGTCTACCACGACTAGAACTTTGTGGAGCTGTTCTCTTGGCATCACTATTAAATTACACAAAAGAAGTTCTGGATGTCTCGAACGCAAAGGTATGCGCATGGTCAGACTCAATGATTACGTTGGCTTGGATTAAAGCACAACCTTCCAAATGGACAACGTTTGTCAGTAACACGGTTGCTGAAATCCAACGATTAACAAACTGCGATATTTGGAAACACATTCCAACAGACCATAACCCAGCTGATTTAGCATCTAGGGGCGTTTCACCTTCAGCGTTGGGAACACAAGACCTTTGGTGGATAGGGCCCTCATTTTTGCGAGAAAAGTGGCAATTTGAAATACCCGTACAACCATCTACTCTCGAAACCGAAATTGAAAGGCGAACGGAAAAGAAACAATGCTTAATAGCCAACTCTGATGAAGCAGATGATGACATTAACAGATGTATACTAAGGTGTTCGCGACTATCAAAGATCATCAGAGCAATTGCATTCTATTATCGCTTTAAATGGAATTGCCTTGCAAAAAGACGAAAAACATTAAGGATTTCCGGAGAATTGAATCCAGATGAGCTACAAGTTGCAGCCTTCTTGGTGCATAAAGCAGTACAAAGGCTCATGTTCACTGCATAACTGAGTGAATTagagaataaaaatacaattcccAAATCCTTGTTATCACTTAATGCGTTCATCGATGGTAATGGGTTACTTCGTGTGGGTGGCCGACTCGAGAACACACTACTTTCATATAACCAGCAACATCCGATCATTCTAAAACCCAATTACCACTTCTCTGAACTAGTGATGCGAGATGCACACAATAAGACCCTACACGGAGGAAATCAGCAAACTGCGGCCTTCATTCGTATGACTTACTGGATAACAAGACTTAAACAACacgtaaaaaaacatatacataattGCCCAATATGTTTCAGATACAAGTacgagttttattttgtattaattggaaataaaaatagaaatcttaACTGGCGAAAAGAAACATACTCTGATAAAGGtgttgaagttttaaaattttgtaaatattttgtatgttttgttcgGAAGGAACTAAAAGGAGATTAAGATTGCAGTTAAAAAGATTATTacaaatttcattgattttcgGGCAGTCAGTAGTTAAATGGTTGGTCAGCTGGATACTGAGTTGGCAGATGTGGCAAATGGTTGGGGGATCTTTATTGAATAGGTGACTTTGGGTGAGCTGGGTGTGTCCAATCCTCAACCTGGTGAAGCATTTGTTCATGATTGCAGGCGTAGAGGTGGGGTAGATAACTGGGCTGCAACTGGGATGATTATACGAGACCaatctattattttttgattatgtaAGTCAATTATGGATcaagtcaattttaaaacattgtttttggtAGATTGCTATTTTGATATTGCTAAGTTTCTGTTCCTAGCGCTTATTTTGGCTTCATTGTCTGAGTGCTCATTGCTTTTTACACCGATGTGACCTGGCACCCAGCAAATCTTTAACGCTTTTCCAAGTTTGATATTGTTGTCGATGTAGGATGATCGATTGTTGACGTTTTCGATGTCGCCATCTAAGTTGAAAGACTGTCCGTGCATATCACtgttttttgttggatttgcaGGTGAATTGCGTGGCTTTTAAGACCGCTAAGGATTTGGGTAAGAAAGCAGAGAAAAATTGTGGCAGCTTTTCTGTAGAAATTAGATTGTTGTTTGAATCAACAATTGCGAAAGAGGTACCTTCCCCACATTTTGAACCATCGTCAAAGAGAATATTCCAATTATTTCTGATAAAAGGATTCATCAATTCCTGAAATTGCTGAAGGTGTACCTCTTTCGgagttgaatcttttttttaaattgagcgAGTGAAGTGTTGATTGATTCCTTCGGGCATAGTCAAGAAGGACTAcattcaacaacttttttttaaattttggttgaatgCGCATACATTAAAGTTATGTAGAAAGCTGATTGTAGAGTCATAGGATTCAAGTACTTTTAATACAAGTCTTGATGTAAggacttcttttctttttgtgatcGACGAAAAAAATTGCGGCGTGATATGCTGATTGAACAGAGTGGAGGTAGGGTTTTGCACATTTGCCATACATAACAAGGCCatcattaatttttgataatattatgACAGATTGAACGCATTCGAGCAAGGATATCTTTGAAGGAATTGTCTGTACGAGagtaaggactttgtctaccttggcATCGCTATAgaccagcgctaaaatcaaacgaagaataactcttgcaaatcgctgcttctttggacttagaaggcatttGAGTAGTAAAGTAATCTCTCCAGCATCTTAAATTACCATCTATAAGTCACTCATCATCCCGGCTCTCATTAatggcactgaggcctggaccctgtcaaagaaagatgagagcgtcttaggatgcttcgagagaaaaattcttcgggtgatttttggtcccgtacacatagatggagaatggaggagaagatataacgacgaactgtacgggctgtacagcgacactgacctagttaacagaattaaagtccaacggcttagatggctaggtcatgtagagcgaacgGATATCAgcgctccagcctggaaggtcttcgaatccaatcccgagggacggcgaaGTAGAGGAATACCGTGACTCATGTGGCGTTTACAGGTGGGAGAAGACCTGTAGACTATAACACCATCTTTAAAGAAGTAAGTATACATAAGACAAATAaagattatttcaaaatgaattttcaaataagttCCAAATTCCCAaggaaattaacaaaagttaataataatattttacataggacgaaataaatttaatttcagtttcATTTCTCGTTCACGagaattttagtaaaaaatctatttttatcaacttactgaaatatttctaagttttatatttttcgtaaaaaaaatgtctatttgatttttctttaaattcctccagatgtcaaaaatgttgttcttttaCAGATATTTTGTGGGCTGTACCATATTCTGTTCGAAAAACAttggaggtgaacatttttgttttcattatttttaattcataaaaacaaagccttagttaattttttcttgataaaCGTTATTGGTTCGAGAGATTTTTGgggtcaacaaaatttttcactttactcatttcccataggaagttattgcaataggtccgatttgtaaatgtctaaatacaaattttgaaatttcttaacgtttcaaggtccctaaagccGAAATGAAAGacttttagagagatgtctataTTATTACGTGTGCCCATACCTCAAGAACAAGTAGAGataccgacttcaaataaattttgtgatacAGATAATtatgcagaaagatgtagatAGGACTTGGACtaggttaaccctaaatatcttacgaaccaatgacgtAAGAGactggaattaaattttatatttaatattgcaacaacaccaaacaaatgtttttctggaaaaattcaattaactttcatttttttttaaatcaaaaaaactgaaagaaaatatgtgtcaccttgaatattttacgaacaaaaaataattttatctccaaaacatttttatgcaacgaaaaataatgtttttcactttactttttgaaaaaaaccgaattgacagtttcttttataaaaaaaaaatacatcactaaaagtttttaaaaattgattttctactgaaatctcttttcaaaaaactaagattatgtcttcaaactaattttgtctcttagaaagtattgttttcagtaatttttttttttaattcaacattccgtttcctaaaaaattaaaatctacaaaaaaacattatgcaaaagtgttaaaaattgatgttcggttgttgatatctcgtgaacaataaaagatattgactatTGAAAATACCCCCTCAATTTTTCAGTGCTTTCTTTTGCACCCCTTGAAGTCATTATTTGCATTCGATATCTCTGTCATTTCTTGAGATATTGGTGattaaaaacacacacaacaTCATccctctaaaaaccttttaattaaatctatggaccttgaaacgtcgaaaaatgtcaacattttttaagtcCTACAAATCggaaaataacttcctatgtcaATTTAATATTGAGTATCAGAAAAAGAACAGTTTCCCTCTTCAATTGGGAAATAATTCCatttttgaactatttttcCACTTGAAATAGGAGAATTTTGCACTTTCAATaagaattaatttcttttcgaaaaattggaGTAGATTCTACACATAGAATATACATGGAATTATTTCCCATGTGGAGCAGTTttctttgaataatttaaatggcTAGGTTTTGAGCATACTGGTGCAGCTATAATCAGTCTTTCTTTTTTGGCCTCTGATGCGACCACTGTAGATattctttatttgattttctgCTTACTTAACATGGCAAGACTCTTCCGATTCTGTTGGCAATGAATTTCCCAAAACTTGCTAAGGTCACCATGGTTTTCATACACTATTATATACCTtcatgatttttcgatgaagaTGCCAAAGGATGCTCTTATCTAATTGAAAAATGTGTGCGGGTGTGTTTTCTTTGTGTCATAAATTCCAAGGAATAAAAATTCCACATTTCCATCGTAATGGGATAATATGCTTTTCAATCTAGAACCAACTCTTCGTATTTTCCACAAAAGAAGACACAAAAACGTAACACATTTCTatccatttaaaaagaaaaaaggctaaagaaagaaaataataccTAGAGAAAGAAAACCCAAATAGCTTGGCTACTTGGCTACAAAAATGGAATTCAAACTAAAGCACCTGTTTTCATTGGCAGGAGCATCCTATGTCCttacttctattttttttgttattgtatcCTTTCATTCTTTCTAGCACTTTGAAGCGGAATAACGgttgtttttaaaagtagaAAGTGCAAATGAGGTGAAAACTAGTGTTTGGGTGGGCGGGCGAAGAAGGCGGGAGAATTATAAAGTAGAACCGGAAGTGCCTTACGTCATCCTAACTCATTCTCTACTGTCTCTCTGTTTCTCTAACTGTGCATATCTTTCATTTTGTGAAAGTGCAATAAAGGCAGacaaaaatagaatacaaaacgATACGACAACCAAGGATAacaattttctctttttattcgGTTTTAtaagttatattcttttctatgttttgttttatataaattatttttccttttctttttctatagaGCCGCCATTTCGGTTTGGTTGCTAGGTTTGTTGCTAAAAGAGACGAAAAAAGTCTCACAGGATGAATTGTTCTTCCGGTTTAAATTGCTTTTGTTAGTGTTTCGCATGCTGCTCATAGCAGGTTGTATTACATAGATACTcgcataggtacatat
It encodes:
- the LOC129949829 gene encoding uncharacterized protein LOC129949829 yields the protein MSSSFSGSYSLWRSYHDIFTSLVHNNPGLNETQKMHFLKESLTGDAERLLHHLDLKGMGFIESLFWPTCIQSKESAETLKSLLDTTIEVVHALENLGLPVKDWDTILIYILFQKLSAKTQQLWEEKLGNNKELPTFADFTDFLKSRFRTLEAIVQQASCTTQPKLVTKSPVTAKTFHAKTQKQQFKTQYQCQICKKGQHSLMKCYRFLNMDAVQKQQAVQQAGVCENCLAYSHKTRFCLSNRSCYFCNQKHHSFLHNNLHTQNTISNPSNSISQNSSSNANNSAHFQQRSSQLQNQQVAVNPNAPAFQPTGESVPGCNTRHNFYASQVHGTQILLATAIVRVKCEYGRFSDLRALIDPGSDATFISESAARLLNLTQHQTNVNVSGLGKVSSGISQSYVNIMFKSKHSTFEGATKAYIFKSLTGLLPTHKMIPHNYDHLANLQLADPEFYVPAPIDILFGSDVYPDIILPEIIRSEHVVALIAQNTQLGWIILGKNPEVIPKSIRSFFQHIDLDTQIRKFWEIEEIPVVIRASEEDIACEKYFNETTKRLCDGRYEVNLPFKVGFHPELGSSKEMATRRFLSLERRFERDPKLQESYSQCIMEYLILKHMEEVDVNDPILKTPFHYFLPHHAVFKESSSTTKLRIVFDAASKTYDGTSLNQHLMTGPKLQKNIVDIILKWRTFKFTITADIEKMYRQIFVQELDRYYQLIIWRENPKQPIKVFKLKTVTFGTA
- the LOC129949836 gene encoding uncharacterized protein LOC129949836 translates to MYVHDFISGGDSIDETRIKREETRNLLASAGLKLRKWTSNCKDLLQDLPKEDCEITFEVPLQSKDHVKTLGIRWNPQEDSFSFKNFQQETDEVTKRTMLSAIAKLFDPLGWIAPCVIKAKIIMQKLWCRGTDWDEPISSDLKEEWQVFQKELPLIQHVKIPRWINTHNTQKSVEFHGFSDASEKAYGAVVFIRVLDNAENIHMHILISKTKVAPLKTVSLPRLELCGAVLLASLLNYTKEVLDVSNAKVCAWSDSMITLAWIKAQPSKWTTFVSNTVAEIQRLTNCDIWKHIPTDHNPADLASRGVSPSALGTQDLWWIGPSFLREKWQFEIPVQPSTLETEIERRTEKKQCLIANSDEADDDINRCILRCSRLSKIIRAIAFYYRFKWNCLAKRRKTLRISGELNPDELQVAAFLVHKAVQRLMFTA